One window of the Gammaproteobacteria bacterium genome contains the following:
- the nusA gene encoding transcription termination factor NusA gives MNKEILLVVDAVSNEKGVAKSIIFEAIEAALAMATKKRHGEEIDVRVTIDRESGDYQTFRRWLVVDNAAEDFQPESQLKLMDAEDVRADITLGEYIEEPMESVSFGRIGAQTAKQVIVQKVREAERAQVVEAYKERVGELVTGVVKRIERGSVLLDLGNNVEALVSRDEMIPREPVRSGDRLRGYLHEVRAEIRGPQLFVSRTAPELLIELFKLEVPEIGSGLIEIKGAARDPGLRAKIGVKGNDPRIDPVGACVGMRGSRVQAVSSEIAGERVDIILWNENPAQYVINAMSPAEVQSIVVDEDTHSMDVAVTEDQLSQAIGRNGQNVRLASQLTGWELNVMSEAQADEKSEGESEELRKLFMEQLDVDEDVAAILVQEGFSSIEEVAYVPAQEMVAIEEFDKQIVEELRSRAKDVLLTRAIAKEEVLGTAQAAPDLLAMEGMDPRLAQILASRGIVTMEDLAEQAVDDLLEIDGMDTERASQLIMTARAPWFAGEEQGS, from the coding sequence ATGAACAAAGAAATTTTACTGGTGGTGGATGCGGTGTCCAATGAAAAGGGCGTCGCAAAATCCATTATCTTCGAGGCCATTGAGGCCGCGCTCGCCATGGCAACCAAAAAACGCCACGGGGAAGAGATTGATGTGCGCGTTACCATTGACCGCGAGAGCGGGGATTACCAGACCTTCCGCCGCTGGCTGGTGGTGGATAACGCCGCCGAGGATTTTCAGCCGGAGAGCCAGTTGAAGCTCATGGATGCGGAAGATGTCCGGGCCGATATCACGCTGGGCGAATACATCGAAGAACCGATGGAGTCGGTAAGCTTTGGTCGCATCGGTGCCCAGACCGCCAAGCAGGTGATCGTGCAAAAGGTGCGCGAGGCCGAGCGTGCCCAGGTGGTAGAAGCTTACAAGGAGCGCGTCGGCGAACTGGTTACCGGCGTGGTAAAGCGTATTGAGCGCGGCAGCGTGTTGCTCGATCTGGGTAATAATGTCGAGGCACTTGTCAGCCGTGACGAAATGATCCCGCGTGAACCGGTACGTTCCGGTGACCGCCTGCGCGGTTACCTGCATGAAGTGCGGGCCGAGATACGCGGGCCGCAGCTGTTTGTCAGTCGTACCGCGCCCGAATTGCTGATTGAATTGTTCAAGCTGGAAGTGCCGGAGATCGGTTCCGGTTTGATCGAAATCAAGGGCGCAGCGCGCGACCCCGGCCTGCGCGCCAAGATCGGCGTCAAGGGTAACGACCCGCGCATCGATCCGGTGGGTGCCTGTGTCGGCATGCGCGGTTCGCGCGTGCAGGCGGTATCGAGTGAAATCGCCGGCGAGCGCGTCGATATCATTCTGTGGAATGAAAATCCTGCCCAGTATGTGATTAACGCCATGTCGCCTGCCGAGGTGCAGTCCATCGTGGTGGACGAGGATACCCACAGCATGGATGTCGCCGTGACCGAAGATCAGCTGTCACAGGCCATTGGTCGCAACGGCCAGAACGTACGTCTTGCCAGCCAGCTCACAGGCTGGGAGTTGAACGTGATGTCAGAGGCGCAGGCCGACGAAAAGAGCGAAGGCGAGTCCGAGGAGTTGCGCAAGCTGTTCATGGAGCAGTTGGACGTGGACGAAGACGTCGCCGCGATTCTGGTACAGGAGGGCTTCTCCAGCATCGAAGAGGTGGCCTATGTGCCGGCGCAGGAGATGGTCGCCATCGAGGAATTCGATAAGCAGATCGTGGAGGAGTTGCGCAGCCGCGCCAAGGACGTGTTGCTCACCCGCGCCATTGCCAAGGAAGAGGTGTTGGGCACGGCACAGGCCGCGCCGGATCTGCTTGCCATGGAGGGGATGGATCCACGCCTGGCACAGATACTGGCCAGCCGCGGCATAGTGACCATGGAGGATCTGGCCGAGCAGGCGGTAGACGATTTGCTGGAAATCGATGGCATGGATACCGAGCGAGCCAGCCAGCTCATCATGACGGCGCGCGCGCCGTGGTTCGCGGGCGAAGAACAGGGTTCGTGA